The Micromonospora sp. WMMD961 genome has a segment encoding these proteins:
- a CDS encoding PadR family transcriptional regulator, giving the protein MAIQHAVLALLARGPSYGYELKSAFEAAAGPQWGPLNIGHLYQILDRLSRDSLVIAERQAQQVKPDRVVYQITPAGRAELGRWLDEPSPRSGGFRDDFFLKVTAAARSGSAQTVRTVLSNQRGYLLRELRNLDGLRRKAGDPVVGLLLAAASRHVEADLAFVNDAEAVLLADGGALLATMAVTLSEVTSSSVDASSPPSGDGTGPAHAAG; this is encoded by the coding sequence GTGGCGATCCAGCACGCGGTCCTCGCGTTACTCGCGCGCGGCCCGAGCTACGGCTACGAGTTGAAGAGCGCCTTCGAGGCCGCCGCCGGCCCACAGTGGGGGCCACTCAACATCGGCCACCTATACCAGATCCTCGATCGGCTCTCGCGGGACAGCCTGGTCATCGCCGAGCGGCAGGCCCAACAGGTCAAACCCGACCGGGTGGTCTACCAGATCACTCCCGCCGGTCGGGCCGAACTCGGCCGCTGGCTCGACGAGCCGAGCCCGCGCAGTGGCGGCTTCCGGGACGACTTCTTCCTCAAGGTCACCGCCGCCGCCCGATCGGGTTCCGCGCAGACCGTCCGCACCGTGCTCAGCAACCAACGTGGCTATCTGCTTCGAGAGTTGCGCAACCTCGACGGGCTGCGCCGCAAGGCCGGCGACCCGGTGGTCGGGCTGCTGCTCGCCGCAGCGAGCCGGCACGTCGAGGCGGACCTCGCCTTCGTCAACGATGCCGAGGCGGTGCTGCTGGCCGACGGCGGCGCGTTGCTCGCCACCATGGCGGTCACACTGTCGGAAGTCACGTCGTCCTCTGTCGACGCTTCCTCGCCCCCATCGGGGGATGGCACCGGCCCGGCCCACGCCGCCGGCTGA
- a CDS encoding pyridoxal phosphate-dependent aminotransferase, translated as MTSTDVDPLVARMRPFGTTIFAEMSALAVRTGAVNLGQGFPDTDGPPEMLAAAAEALRGGQNQYPPGPGVPALRAAVAAHQERFQDLAYDPDGEIVITAGATEAVAASILALCEPGDEVVCFEPYYDSYAASIALAGAVRRPVTLRPTADGRYAFDPEALRAAFGPRTRLVLLNSPHNPTGKVFTPAELAVVAELCQEFGTYAVTDEVYEHLVFTDAASPHVSLATLPGMRERTLRISSAGKTFSCTGWKVGWASGPATLVSAVLRVKQFLTYVNAAPLQPAVAVALALPDDYYIGFRDGLQRRRDQLVGGLTDAGFEVLDSEGTYFVTADITALGGRDGVEFCRSLPERCGVVAVPTQVFYDDTDAGRRLVRFAFCKRPEVLADAVTRLRGMAERR; from the coding sequence GTGACGAGCACCGATGTCGACCCGCTGGTGGCCCGGATGCGGCCGTTCGGCACGACGATCTTCGCCGAGATGTCCGCCCTCGCCGTACGCACCGGCGCGGTCAACCTGGGCCAGGGCTTCCCCGACACCGACGGTCCGCCGGAGATGCTGGCCGCCGCCGCCGAGGCGCTGCGCGGCGGGCAGAACCAGTACCCGCCCGGCCCCGGGGTCCCCGCCCTGCGCGCGGCGGTCGCCGCCCACCAGGAACGATTCCAGGACCTGGCGTACGACCCGGACGGCGAGATCGTCATCACCGCGGGTGCGACCGAGGCCGTCGCGGCGAGCATTCTCGCGCTCTGCGAACCGGGCGACGAGGTGGTCTGCTTCGAGCCGTACTACGACTCGTACGCCGCCTCGATCGCACTGGCCGGTGCGGTCCGCCGGCCGGTGACGCTGCGCCCCACGGCCGACGGTCGGTACGCCTTCGACCCGGAGGCGCTGCGCGCGGCGTTCGGCCCGCGCACCCGGCTGGTGCTGCTCAACTCACCGCACAACCCGACCGGCAAGGTCTTCACCCCGGCCGAGTTGGCAGTGGTCGCCGAGTTGTGCCAGGAGTTCGGCACGTACGCGGTCACCGACGAGGTGTACGAGCATCTGGTCTTCACCGACGCGGCGAGCCCGCACGTGTCGCTGGCCACCCTGCCCGGGATGCGGGAGCGGACGCTGCGCATCTCGTCGGCCGGCAAGACGTTCTCCTGCACGGGGTGGAAGGTGGGTTGGGCGAGCGGCCCGGCGACGCTGGTCTCGGCGGTGCTGCGGGTGAAGCAGTTCCTCACCTACGTCAACGCCGCGCCGCTGCAACCGGCGGTCGCGGTGGCGCTGGCCCTGCCGGACGACTACTACATCGGCTTCCGGGACGGGCTCCAGCGGCGGCGTGACCAACTCGTCGGCGGTCTCACCGACGCCGGGTTCGAGGTGCTCGACTCGGAGGGGACGTACTTCGTCACCGCCGACATCACCGCTCTCGGCGGCCGGGACGGGGTGGAGTTCTGCCGGTCGCTGCCGGAGCGCTGTGGCGTGGTGGCGGTGCCGACGCAGGTCTTCTACGACGACACCGACGCGGGCCGGCGGCTGGTCCGGTTCGCCTTCTGCAAGCGCCCCGAGGTGCTGGCAGACGCGGTCACCCGACTGCGCGGTATGGCCGAGCGTCGCTGA
- the glmS gene encoding glutamine--fructose-6-phosphate transaminase (isomerizing) — MCGIVGYAGARPALGIVLDGLRRLEYRGYDSAGVAIVCDDQLLTEKKAGKLANLEKVLSERAADDPTSCAASPIGIGDGTTGIGHTRWATHGGPTDRNAHPHVAPDGRVAVIHNGIIENFAKLRAELEADGVQFASDTDTECAAHLLSAALADLRAAGQPDSPQLLAAGMRVVCQRLEGAFTLLAVDASVPGAVVGARRNSPLVVGRGDGENYLASDVAAFIEHTREAVELGQDQIVLITGDSIEITDFEGQPAAGKDFHIDWDSSAAEKGGYDWFMLKEIEEQPQAIADTLLGRLTESGEIALDEVRLSDQDLRDVDKIFIVACGTAYHAGMVAKYAIEHWTRIPCEVELASEFRYRDPVLDRSTLIVVISQSGETMDTLMALRHAKEQKARVLAICNTNGSTIPRESDAVLYTHGGPEIAVASTKAFLTQVVACYLIGLHLAQVRGIKFADEVGAVVAQLQEIPGKLRELLDRIEPVRELARELKSEPTVLFIGRHVGYPVALEGALKLKELAYMHAEGFAAGELKHGPIALIDKGTPVICVVPSPVGRGMLHDKVVSNIQEVRARGARTIVIAEEGDEAVVRYADHLIYVPRTPTLLAPLVTTVPLQVFAAEIAAARGHDVDQPRNLAKSVTVE; from the coding sequence ATGTGTGGAATCGTGGGATACGCGGGCGCGCGCCCCGCACTCGGCATCGTGCTCGACGGGCTGCGGCGGCTGGAATATCGCGGTTACGACTCGGCGGGCGTCGCGATCGTCTGCGACGACCAACTGTTGACCGAGAAGAAGGCCGGCAAGCTGGCCAACCTGGAGAAGGTGCTGTCCGAGCGGGCCGCCGACGACCCTACCTCCTGCGCGGCCAGCCCGATCGGCATCGGTGACGGCACCACCGGCATCGGGCACACCCGGTGGGCCACCCACGGCGGCCCGACCGACCGCAACGCCCACCCGCACGTCGCCCCGGACGGCCGGGTCGCCGTCATCCACAACGGCATCATCGAGAACTTCGCCAAGCTGCGTGCCGAGCTGGAGGCCGACGGGGTCCAGTTCGCCAGCGACACCGACACCGAGTGCGCCGCCCACCTGCTCTCCGCCGCGCTGGCCGACCTGCGCGCCGCCGGCCAGCCGGACAGCCCGCAGCTGCTCGCCGCCGGCATGCGGGTGGTCTGCCAGCGACTGGAGGGCGCGTTCACCCTGCTCGCGGTGGATGCCTCCGTGCCCGGCGCGGTCGTCGGCGCCCGGCGTAACTCCCCGCTGGTCGTCGGCCGGGGCGACGGGGAGAACTACCTGGCCAGCGATGTGGCCGCGTTCATCGAGCACACCCGGGAAGCGGTCGAGCTGGGCCAGGACCAGATCGTCCTGATCACCGGGGACAGCATCGAGATCACCGACTTCGAGGGCCAGCCCGCCGCCGGCAAGGACTTCCACATCGACTGGGACTCCTCGGCCGCCGAGAAGGGCGGCTACGACTGGTTCATGCTCAAGGAGATCGAGGAGCAGCCGCAGGCCATCGCCGACACCCTGCTCGGCCGGTTGACCGAGAGCGGCGAGATCGCCCTCGACGAGGTCCGCCTCAGCGACCAGGATCTGCGCGACGTCGACAAGATTTTCATCGTGGCCTGCGGCACGGCGTACCACGCCGGGATGGTCGCCAAGTACGCCATCGAGCACTGGACCCGCATCCCGTGCGAGGTGGAGCTGGCCAGCGAGTTCCGCTACCGCGACCCGGTGCTCGACCGGTCCACGCTGATCGTGGTGATCTCGCAGTCCGGCGAGACGATGGACACCCTGATGGCGCTGCGCCACGCCAAGGAGCAGAAGGCCCGGGTGCTGGCGATCTGCAACACCAACGGCTCGACCATCCCGCGCGAGTCCGACGCCGTGCTCTACACCCACGGCGGGCCGGAGATCGCCGTCGCCTCCACCAAGGCGTTCCTCACCCAGGTCGTCGCCTGCTACCTGATCGGCCTGCACCTGGCCCAGGTGCGCGGCATCAAGTTCGCCGACGAGGTGGGCGCGGTCGTCGCCCAGCTGCAGGAGATCCCAGGCAAGCTGCGCGAGCTGCTCGACCGGATCGAACCCGTTCGCGAGCTGGCCCGGGAGCTGAAGTCCGAGCCGACCGTGCTGTTCATCGGCCGGCACGTCGGCTACCCGGTGGCCCTGGAGGGCGCGCTGAAGCTCAAGGAGTTGGCGTACATGCACGCCGAGGGCTTCGCGGCCGGTGAGCTGAAGCACGGCCCGATCGCCCTGATCGACAAGGGCACCCCGGTGATCTGCGTGGTGCCCTCCCCGGTCGGCCGGGGCATGCTGCACGACAAGGTCGTCTCCAACATCCAGGAGGTCCGGGCCCGCGGCGCGCGGACCATCGTGATCGCCGAGGAGGGTGACGAGGCCGTCGTCCGGTACGCCGACCACCTGATCTACGTGCCGCGTACGCCGACCCTGCTGGCTCCGCTCGTCACCACCGTGCCGTTGCAGGTGTTCGCCGCCGAGATCGCCGCCGCCCGGGGGCACGACGTGGACCAGCCCCGCAACCTGGCCAAGTCGGTCACCGTCGAGTAG
- the glmM gene encoding phosphoglucosamine mutase, translating to MGRLFGTDGVRGRANADLTPELALALAVAAAHTLAETDRSHPPLAVVGRDTRASGEMLEAAVVAGLTSAGANVVRVGVLPTPAVAFLTAEAKADLGVVLSASHNPMPDNGIKLFAAGGHKLPDEIEMRIEAAVEANATTAWDRPTGAGIGRVHDLLDGADHYVQHLVGAVPHRLDGIKVVVDCANGAAAEVAPVAYREAGAEVIAIHAEPNGLNINDECGSNHIEALREAVVEHGAHLGIAHDGDADRIVAVSADGDEVDGDQVMAILALAMRDAGTLTQDTLVATVMSNLGLRLAMSAQGIRLIETKVGDRYVLEELRASGLALGGEQSGHIVMPAHATTGDGVLTGLHLMARMAATGKSLAELASVVTKLPQVLINVPVGDRTVGANAPAVRAEAERAEAELGETGRVLLRPSGTEPLVRVMVEAATEATAREVAERIAEQVRTASPVA from the coding sequence ATGGGTCGGTTGTTCGGCACGGACGGCGTACGCGGGCGGGCGAACGCGGATCTCACCCCCGAGTTGGCGCTGGCGCTCGCCGTGGCCGCCGCGCACACACTCGCCGAGACAGACCGCAGCCACCCGCCGCTCGCCGTCGTCGGTCGGGACACCCGGGCCAGCGGCGAGATGCTGGAGGCCGCCGTGGTGGCGGGTCTGACCAGCGCCGGTGCCAACGTGGTACGGGTCGGCGTGCTGCCGACCCCCGCGGTGGCGTTCCTCACCGCGGAAGCCAAGGCCGACCTCGGCGTGGTGCTCTCCGCGTCGCACAACCCGATGCCGGACAACGGCATCAAGCTGTTCGCCGCCGGCGGTCACAAGCTGCCCGACGAGATCGAGATGCGGATCGAGGCCGCCGTGGAGGCCAACGCCACCACCGCCTGGGACCGGCCGACCGGTGCCGGCATCGGCCGGGTGCACGACCTGCTCGACGGCGCGGACCACTACGTCCAACACCTGGTCGGCGCGGTGCCGCACCGACTGGACGGGATCAAGGTCGTGGTCGACTGCGCCAACGGCGCCGCCGCCGAGGTCGCGCCGGTCGCCTACCGGGAAGCCGGCGCCGAGGTCATCGCGATCCACGCCGAGCCGAACGGGCTGAACATCAACGACGAGTGCGGCTCCAACCACATCGAGGCGCTGCGCGAGGCCGTCGTCGAGCACGGCGCCCACCTGGGCATCGCCCACGACGGTGACGCCGACCGCATCGTGGCGGTCAGCGCCGACGGTGACGAGGTCGACGGCGACCAGGTGATGGCGATCCTCGCGCTGGCCATGCGGGACGCCGGCACGTTGACCCAGGACACCCTGGTCGCCACCGTGATGAGCAACCTCGGCCTGCGGCTGGCCATGTCCGCGCAGGGCATCCGGTTGATCGAGACCAAGGTCGGCGACCGGTACGTGCTGGAGGAGCTGCGCGCCTCCGGCCTGGCGCTCGGCGGTGAGCAGAGCGGCCACATCGTGATGCCCGCACACGCCACCACCGGCGACGGTGTGCTCACCGGCCTGCACCTGATGGCTCGGATGGCGGCCACCGGCAAGTCCCTCGCCGAGCTGGCCTCGGTGGTCACCAAGCTTCCCCAGGTGCTGATCAACGTGCCGGTGGGCGACCGGACCGTGGGCGCCAACGCGCCGGCCGTCCGCGCCGAGGCCGAGCGGGCCGAGGCGGAGTTGGGTGAGACCGGCCGGGTGCTGCTGCGTCCGTCGGGCACCGAGCCGCTGGTCCGGGTGATGGTCGAGGCGGCCACCGAGGCGACCGCCCGCGAGGTCGCCGAACGGATCGCCGAGCAGGTCCGCACCGCGAGCCCGGTCGCCTGA
- a CDS encoding FtsX-like permease family protein: MLGFVWAQLRGRAGRSVALLAGVLVATTGFVVLTGATTTSRLEVTGAVERDTRAAYDILVRPQGARAPLEVERGLVRPNYLSGLFGGITPAQYEQVKQVAGVDVAAPIAMLGYSTSSVSVRFDLTDAVDRSLDQQVIRLDPTFTAERGLSTAPSRPRYVYVTKRPLLYPEGGDPNASSIPYSDGRMYPYDQYCGDVPREVLPDGRSQPICDPHLIVRSANDGWTSERENWSVDTVRLLPDGRFEENRWLSGRAERVATDQLVARYRVTVPFLLAAVDPDAEQRLVGLDDAVIEGRALRPDDTATDTHLPMHVPERLIPVLSTSRPYLDVTVRSALTRLPQARPAGLSIPDLEQSLSGATGVKVGIEEYAIADGYRDLLAAGISQTGCCRGELQTIIQAGAPEYDRLPDGTLRAVTRPPFDATAFGTENIYNFDGRPWSADDNGFRPLTAVPMQPPGSILQVRDWRTVGIFDPEKLSGFSDLSRLPLETYEPPSLDGADERSRQALGGRPLEPSGNPAGYVSAPPLLLTSLAAVPKLMEDSPSPSRTAPISAIRIRVADVSGYTERSAERVRLIAERIADTTGLDVDLTIGSSPAPQTVELPAGPLGRPDLRLTEPWSALGIASVIIKAVDRKSLVLFGLVLVVCALFLGNAVSAAVRDRRPELAVLACLGWSARRIAALVLSEVAALGLAAGLLALGLAFPLAAALNIEIGWRQAALAVPVALLLALVAGVVPALRAAGAHPAAALRPVVAPARWVRRPRNLFGMALVNLVRTPGRTLLGAGALAIGLTALTLVTAAAYAFRGAIVGNLLGDTVALNVRGADTLAAVVTVVLGAGAVADVLYLNVRDRAAELSTLRAVGWTDAALSRLVGYEGLLIGTLGAVAGAGLGLAGAAWLVGGLPTALIMVAAAVALGGVLLTCLAALVPAALLRRLPTARLLAEE, encoded by the coding sequence ATGCTCGGTTTCGTCTGGGCGCAGCTACGCGGCCGTGCTGGTCGGTCGGTGGCGCTGCTGGCGGGAGTGCTGGTGGCGACCACCGGTTTCGTTGTCCTGACCGGCGCCACCACCACCTCTCGCCTCGAGGTCACCGGCGCGGTCGAACGCGACACCCGGGCCGCCTACGACATCCTCGTCCGTCCCCAGGGGGCACGCGCGCCGCTGGAGGTCGAACGTGGACTGGTCCGTCCGAACTACCTCTCCGGCCTCTTCGGCGGCATCACCCCGGCGCAGTACGAGCAGGTGAAACAGGTCGCTGGCGTCGACGTGGCCGCGCCGATCGCCATGCTGGGTTACTCGACCTCGTCCGTCTCGGTCCGGTTCGACCTGACCGACGCGGTCGATCGTTCCCTGGATCAGCAGGTCATCCGGCTCGACCCCACCTTCACCGCCGAGCGCGGGCTCTCCACGGCCCCGAGCCGTCCACGCTACGTGTACGTGACCAAACGCCCGCTGCTCTACCCCGAGGGGGGTGACCCGAACGCCTCCTCGATCCCGTACTCGGACGGCCGGATGTATCCGTACGACCAGTATTGCGGCGATGTCCCACGGGAGGTGCTCCCCGACGGCCGGAGCCAGCCGATCTGCGACCCGCACCTGATCGTGAGGTCGGCGAACGATGGATGGACCTCCGAGCGGGAGAACTGGAGCGTCGACACCGTTCGACTGCTGCCCGACGGACGCTTCGAAGAGAACCGCTGGCTGTCCGGCCGCGCCGAGCGCGTCGCCACCGACCAACTGGTGGCCCGCTACCGGGTGACGGTGCCGTTCCTGCTGGCCGCCGTCGACCCCGACGCGGAGCAACGGCTCGTCGGCCTCGACGACGCGGTGATCGAGGGCCGCGCTCTTCGGCCCGACGACACGGCCACCGACACCCACCTCCCCATGCATGTGCCCGAGCGGCTGATCCCGGTGTTGAGCACCAGCCGCCCCTACCTCGACGTCACCGTGCGGTCCGCCCTCACCCGGCTGCCGCAGGCGCGCCCCGCCGGGCTGAGCATCCCCGACCTGGAGCAGTCGCTGTCCGGCGCCACCGGGGTCAAGGTCGGGATCGAGGAGTACGCGATCGCCGACGGGTACCGCGACCTGCTGGCCGCGGGGATCTCCCAGACCGGCTGTTGCCGGGGTGAGTTGCAGACGATCATTCAAGCGGGTGCCCCGGAGTACGACCGACTCCCCGACGGCACTCTGCGTGCTGTCACGCGACCGCCGTTCGATGCCACGGCCTTCGGCACCGAGAACATCTACAACTTCGACGGACGTCCGTGGTCGGCCGACGACAACGGCTTCCGCCCGCTGACCGCGGTCCCCATGCAACCGCCAGGCTCGATCCTCCAGGTGCGGGACTGGCGGACCGTCGGCATCTTCGATCCGGAGAAGCTGAGCGGGTTCAGCGACCTGTCCCGGCTCCCGCTGGAGACGTACGAGCCGCCAAGCCTCGACGGCGCGGACGAGCGCAGCCGCCAGGCGCTGGGCGGCCGGCCGCTGGAACCGAGCGGCAACCCGGCCGGCTACGTCTCCGCACCGCCCCTGCTGCTCACCAGCCTGGCGGCGGTGCCGAAGCTGATGGAGGACAGCCCCAGCCCCAGCCGGACGGCGCCGATCAGCGCGATCCGGATCCGGGTCGCCGACGTCTCCGGCTACACCGAACGGTCCGCCGAGCGGGTCCGGCTCATCGCCGAGCGAATCGCCGACACGACCGGGTTGGACGTCGACCTCACCATCGGCTCGTCTCCCGCCCCGCAGACCGTCGAGCTGCCGGCGGGCCCGTTAGGCCGGCCCGACCTGCGGCTGACCGAGCCGTGGTCCGCACTCGGGATCGCTTCGGTCATCATCAAGGCGGTCGACCGTAAGAGCCTCGTTCTGTTCGGGCTGGTGTTGGTGGTCTGCGCGCTGTTCCTCGGCAACGCGGTCTCCGCCGCGGTCCGGGACCGCCGCCCCGAACTGGCGGTACTCGCCTGCCTGGGCTGGTCAGCCCGGCGGATCGCGGCGCTGGTTCTCAGCGAGGTGGCCGCGCTGGGGCTCGCCGCCGGTCTGCTGGCCCTCGGGCTGGCGTTCCCCCTGGCCGCCGCGCTGAACATCGAGATCGGCTGGCGTCAGGCAGCGCTCGCCGTACCGGTGGCTCTGCTGCTGGCGCTGGTGGCGGGCGTGGTCCCAGCGCTGCGGGCCGCCGGCGCGCACCCGGCCGCCGCGCTGCGGCCCGTGGTCGCCCCGGCCCGGTGGGTGCGGCGGCCCCGCAACCTGTTCGGGATGGCCCTGGTCAACCTGGTCCGCACCCCCGGGCGCACCCTGCTCGGGGCCGGAGCGCTGGCCATCGGGCTGACCGCGTTGACCCTGGTCACCGCCGCCGCCTACGCCTTCCGTGGCGCGATCGTCGGCAATCTGCTCGGCGACACCGTCGCACTGAACGTACGCGGTGCGGACACCCTGGCCGCAGTCGTCACCGTCGTGCTGGGCGCGGGTGCCGTCGCCGACGTGCTGTACCTGAACGTCCGGGACCGCGCCGCCGAGTTGTCCACGCTGCGTGCTGTCGGCTGGACGGACGCCGCGCTGAGCCGCCTGGTGGGTTACGAAGGGCTCCTCATCGGCACGCTCGGGGCGGTGGCCGGCGCGGGGCTCGGGCTCGCCGGGGCCGCCTGGCTGGTGGGTGGTCTGCCGACCGCCCTGATCATGGTCGCTGCCGCCGTGGCGCTCGGCGGGGTGCTGCTCACCTGTCTGGCGGCGCTCGTGCCGGCCGCGTTGCTGCGCCGGCTCCCGACCGCACGGCTACTCGCGGAGGAGTGA
- the rplM gene encoding 50S ribosomal protein L13, which translates to MRTYSPKPGEIERQWHVIDASDVVLGRLATHAATLLRGKHKPTFAPHVDTGDFVVIVNAGKVALTGNKRHTKVAYRHSGYPGGLKQVGYDELLTKRPERAIELAVKGMLPHNKLGRQLIKKLKVYAGAEHPHLAQQPVPFEIKQIAQ; encoded by the coding sequence GTGCGTACGTACAGCCCGAAGCCGGGTGAGATCGAGCGTCAGTGGCACGTCATCGACGCCTCTGATGTCGTGCTGGGCCGCCTGGCCACCCACGCCGCCACGTTGCTGCGTGGTAAGCACAAGCCGACTTTCGCGCCGCACGTCGACACGGGCGACTTCGTCGTCATCGTGAACGCGGGCAAGGTTGCGCTGACCGGCAACAAGCGCCACACCAAGGTCGCTTACCGCCACTCCGGTTACCCGGGTGGTCTGAAGCAGGTCGGCTACGACGAGCTGCTGACCAAGCGCCCCGAGCGGGCCATCGAGCTCGCGGTGAAGGGGATGCTCCCGCACAACAAGCTCGGCCGTCAGCTGATCAAGAAGCTGAAGGTCTACGCCGGTGCCGAGCACCCGCACCTCGCGCAGCAGCCGGTGCCGTTCGAGATCAAGCAGATCGCGCAGTGA
- a CDS encoding ABC transporter ATP-binding protein: MEATTGSTVRTVGLNRQFRTGTEQLTAVDDVSLEITAGSVVALTGPSGSGKSTLLHLIGAIEQADSGTVTVDDVEITSLRRAALARYRQRVGFVFQRYHLLPALTVLDNVIAPVLPRRGSTDHAARARELLDAVGLAGRERALPAQLSGGQQQRVAIARALMGAPGLLLADEPTGNLDSTTGSQILDLLLDLRDRHGMTILLATHEQAIAARCDRLVRLTDGRVTEDLDLTDGEDPADTYGRATQLRL; the protein is encoded by the coding sequence ATGGAGGCAACCACCGGCAGCACGGTCCGGACTGTCGGGCTGAACCGGCAGTTCCGTACCGGCACTGAACAGTTGACCGCGGTCGACGACGTCTCGTTGGAGATCACGGCCGGGTCGGTGGTGGCGCTGACCGGTCCCAGCGGCTCGGGCAAGTCGACCCTGCTGCACCTGATCGGCGCCATCGAGCAGGCCGACAGCGGCACCGTCACGGTCGACGACGTGGAGATCACCTCGCTGCGCCGTGCCGCGCTGGCCCGCTACCGGCAACGGGTCGGGTTCGTGTTCCAGCGCTACCACCTGCTGCCCGCGCTCACCGTGCTGGACAACGTGATCGCGCCGGTCCTCCCCCGCCGGGGCAGCACCGACCACGCGGCACGAGCCCGCGAACTACTCGACGCGGTCGGCCTGGCCGGGCGGGAGCGCGCCCTACCCGCGCAGCTCTCCGGTGGCCAGCAGCAACGGGTCGCCATCGCCCGCGCACTGATGGGCGCGCCGGGCCTACTGCTGGCCGACGAGCCCACCGGCAACCTCGACTCCACCACCGGCAGCCAAATCCTCGACCTGCTGCTCGACCTCCGCGACCGGCACGGCATGACCATCCTGCTGGCCACCCACGAACAGGCCATCGCCGCCCGCTGTGACCGACTGGTCCGGCTGACCGACGGACGCGTCACCGAGGACCTCGACCTCACCGACGGCGAAGACCCGGCCGACACGTACGGACGGGCGACCCAACTGCGGTTGTGA
- the rpsI gene encoding 30S ribosomal protein S9: MTDITTETEVAPEVTEAPAPVARAPRGDRPIQTVGRRKEAIVRVRIVPGTGKITCNGRDLEAYFPSKVHQQLIKDPLVTAEKPEAFDVIANLRGGGTTGQAGALRLAIARALIVNEPDDRPALKKAGFLTRDARVKESKKYGLKKARKAPQYSKR, from the coding sequence ATGACCGACATCACCACCGAGACCGAGGTCGCCCCCGAGGTCACCGAGGCACCGGCGCCCGTCGCCCGCGCGCCGCGTGGTGACCGCCCGATCCAGACCGTGGGTCGGCGCAAGGAGGCCATCGTCCGGGTCCGTATCGTCCCGGGCACCGGCAAGATCACCTGCAACGGTCGCGACCTCGAGGCCTACTTCCCGAGCAAGGTGCACCAGCAGCTCATCAAGGACCCGCTGGTCACCGCCGAGAAGCCCGAGGCGTTCGACGTCATCGCCAACCTGCGTGGCGGCGGCACCACCGGCCAGGCCGGTGCGCTGCGGCTGGCCATCGCGCGTGCGCTGATCGTCAACGAGCCGGACGACCGCCCGGCCCTGAAGAAGGCCGGCTTCCTCACCCGGGACGCCCGGGTCAAGGAGAGCAAGAAGTACGGCCTCAAGAAGGCCCGTAAGGCTCCCCAGTACTCGAAGCGCTGA
- a CDS encoding MmpS family transport accessory protein, translating into MGIVVAAFVVLVVLVCGCLCAAGFLLDEPGSDPVAGEPWGVPDDGWAAPTTGAPIPGQPVPGRPGPATPTPSKQPITRPTSGPAPVTVVYEVTGSGTADIAYYDAESDLMHVDGATLPWRTTIRTNGQSRVMVEATGPDINNATPIDCTVTVSGVGKPVVIKEQGYYRISCTPR; encoded by the coding sequence GTGGGGATCGTCGTCGCGGCCTTCGTGGTGCTGGTCGTGCTCGTCTGCGGCTGCCTCTGCGCGGCTGGTTTCCTGCTCGACGAGCCCGGCTCGGACCCGGTCGCCGGGGAACCGTGGGGCGTTCCCGACGACGGTTGGGCCGCACCCACCACGGGCGCGCCCATCCCGGGACAACCCGTCCCGGGGCGGCCCGGCCCCGCGACCCCGACCCCGAGCAAGCAGCCGATCACCCGGCCGACGTCGGGGCCGGCCCCGGTCACAGTGGTCTACGAGGTCACCGGCTCGGGTACGGCGGACATCGCGTACTACGACGCCGAGAGTGACCTCATGCATGTCGACGGCGCGACACTGCCGTGGCGCACCACCATTCGCACCAACGGCCAGAGTCGGGTGATGGTCGAGGCCACCGGGCCCGACATCAACAACGCCACACCGATCGACTGCACCGTCACGGTCAGCGGCGTCGGCAAGCCGGTGGTCATCAAGGAACAGGGGTACTACCGCATCTCCTGCACGCCGCGGTGA